The Collibacillus ludicampi DNA segment CGAGGCGGCGAATAATCGCCTCGCTCAGGTTACACTCTTGGCTCGGGGCTTGGCTGCATGGCGGCGTAGTTCATTTCTAACTATCGTTTTCCTTCTGCGTTAATAATCTTCTATATACCCGATGCGTAACCGAGGTTATGTAATAACCAAGGTAATCGGTCTTAAGTCTTATTCTTAAGTATCCGTATTATGTATCGGTAAATCCTGATTATCGACCGATACTTGAAAAAATCAACTGATAGGCCCATGATAAGAGCGGTTTATAGATTCCCGATAGTGGAATGAGGCAAATTCTATGATTTAGTTGGCGTTCCTTGATGAAAAAACATTTGCCACCTACCATCCCTAAATTTCCAAATTGAACTACGCAAAGTATATTGCATTCTTGTTTCATCCATTACACGATATGTTGTTAACACCACATCTTCTGACAAAGGATGTATGTCAAAATCATAAAGGGTCATTTCCCGCACACTAAGTCCACCCTCACCAATACAATCCTTTTTATACCGAATATTCCCTGAACTTCCAAACTCAAAGAAATCATCCGCGAGTAACTTTTCTAGTTCTGCTGGAGCTGTACGAATTTCAGGTTCTAACAACCGTTTCTCTAATTGACATAAATGCTCATTTATGGAAGATTGATTTTTCATTTTTAGACCCTCCCTCAATAATTTAAATATAATGAAACTTTAACAGAACCTTCGACCTAGAGAACGCAGAAAAGACGGATAGAGAACCGAGAGACGGTAGTCCCTCACTCGCAGGGATCCTCGTATGTTATCAATTATTCCTTCTACACTTATCCAGCTTTTCCTCTTTCTTGTCAAACCGTTGTTCATTTCGCTCTGTAGGTCGTTGAGGCTCTGGCGTAAAAACGTGGTGTACGCAGTGCTATCTCTATCTCAAACGGTGCGATCTCCTCTACCAGATCGCGGTAGGTCTGCGTGCAGGCAATGCCCCGTGCCTTCGACAATAACCAAGGTGTCATGCGGTCGCTCCATCTTCCAGTGACCTTCCGCATCGGGCCAGAACTTGTGAAATGTCCGCAATATCCCTGATACCCATATAATTAAAGTTTAAACCCGGTATTAGACCGTAAAAGACCTAAACTACACCGGGCTCATTTAAAGATAAACGTCACTTCGTTATTTTCAGCAAACGATTACAAGCGATACCACATGAACAACGATGTTTACCAAATAGTAAATGATAAGAAGGTGGGAATTCTCTGTTTACACGTTGCACTTCACGCGCAAATTCCCTCCTATTTTTTGGTACACGACGCAAAGAATTGGCTTTTGCTTGAGTATCAATATTCGCTCCCGGAGGAACGAACCGATTCGGAGGAATACGTACACCGTTTGTAACGACAGCGTTTGTTGAAATAAACGTTCCTTCCCCAACAAAGGCATTAAAGACAATGGATTTAAATCCAACAAACACTCTATTTCCAATAAAACAAGGGCCATGAACAAGAGCACCATGGGCGATCGTTACACCGTTTCCAATATATATTGAATATTTTTTGTTACCTACAGGAATTTGTTGATGAAGCAAACCATGTAAAATGACTCCATCTTGAATATTCGTATTCGAACCAATAAAAAATGGCGTTCCTTCATCCGCTCGAATGGTAGCGCTAGGCGCAATAAAAACGTTTTTCTTAATTGTCACATCCCCTATAACACTAGAAAATGGACTAAGAAAGGCTGTTCTGTTTATTTTTGGAAAATGATTGGTGGGATTAAACGATGTCCTTGGATTTGGGCTGATAAAACGTACAAACAAATTGAAGGGACCCTGAGGAACTTTTTTAGAAACGTTTTTCTTAATCCTTCTACGAGGTAAAGACATCGAACTTGTATTTATTTTTTTCACACTCGTTCAAACCCCTTTATCGTTTTGGACTGCGCGTATCCCCTTTTTGGCTCTCGTTTTAATGAATGCATGTTATTAAAATAAGGAAACGGACATCTGTACCAGGGATTAAACTTGGACATACTGCCCAGTTGTACGATACAACGAGAATCGTATTATGATAAGAACATATGTTCTTATCATAATACGATTCTCGTTGTATCGTACAACTGGGCAGTATGTCCAAGTTTAATCCCTGGTACAGATGTCCGTTTCCTTATTTTAATAACATGCATTCATTAAAACGAGAGCCAAAAAGGGGATACGCGCAGTCCAAAACGATAAAGGGGTTTGAACGAGTGTGAAAAAAATAAATACAAGTTCGATGTCTTTACCTCGTAGAAGGATTAAGAAAAACGTTTCTAAAAAAGTTCCTCAGGGTCCCTTCAATTTGTTTGTACGTTTTATCAGCCCAAATCCAAGGACATCGTTTAATCCCACCAATCATTTTCCAAAAATAAACAGAACAGCCTTTCTTAGTCCATTTTCTAGTGTTATAGGGGATGTGACA contains these protein-coding regions:
- a CDS encoding nuclear transport factor 2 family protein — translated: MKNQSSINEHLCQLEKRLLEPEIRTAPAELEKLLADDFFEFGSSGNIRYKKDCIGEGGLSVREMTLYDFDIHPLSEDVVLTTYRVMDETRMQYTLRSSIWKFRDGRWQMFFHQGTPTKS
- a CDS encoding carbonate dehydratase, encoding MKKINTSSMSLPRRRIKKNVSKKVPQGPFNLFVRFISPNPRTSFNPTNHFPKINRTAFLSPFSSVIGDVTIKKNVFIAPSATIRADEGTPFFIGSNTNIQDGVILHGLLHQQIPVGNKKYSIYIGNGVTIAHGALVHGPCFIGNRVFVGFKSIVFNAFVGEGTFISTNAVVTNGVRIPPNRFVPPGANIDTQAKANSLRRVPKNRREFAREVQRVNREFPPSYHLLFGKHRCSCGIACNRLLKITK